The Leucobacter viscericola sequence CAATGGCACCTCGTACGAGGCGTCAGGCCCGTCGAGCATCCACGCGATCACGCCGTCTTCACCCTCATAGATGGGGCTCGGCGAGGTCTGCCCGCGCATCGCTCGGTCAACTGCCTCAACCGCCATCTTGCCCGCAAATGCGGGGGCGTGCGCCTTCCACGTCGAAATCTCACCCTTGCGGCTCTGCCGGGTCGCTGTTGTCGTGTGCAGCCCCTGGCCCACCGCCTGATAGATCGTCTCGACATCGAGGCCGAGCAGCGTACCGATGCCCGCGGCCGCCGACGGCCCAATGTGGGCAATGTGATCGATCTTGTGCTTGTGCAGGCAGATCGAGCGCACAAGATCCATCTGAATCTCGTAGCCGGTCGCGATTCCCCGGATCAGTGCTGCCCCGTCTTTACCCGCGTGCTGCGCGACGGCGAGGATCGGCGGAATGTTGTCACCGGGGTGCGAGTACTCTGCCGCAAGAAAGGTGTCGTGGTAATCAAGCTCACGCACGGCGACTCCGTTAGCCCAGGCTGCCCACTCAGGGCTCGTTTTTTCAGTCACGGCGCAGCCAAAGACCGTTGAGCCGGATCCTCCCGTCGACACAGGGTGCGAGAGAGCCTGCGCCCGAGCCGACACAATCGGTCCGCGTGTGAGCGAGGCCGCGGCAACAGAAGCATTGTCGATGATGCGGTTGATGATCATGTCGACAACGTCAGCATCAACGGCAACAGGATCAGCCGCAACCTCCGCGATCTTCCAGGCAAGCTGGTCTTCGCGCAGCAGGGTTTCTTCGCTCTTGTACACACGAACGTGGTGGCTAACAGTCATTGTGATCCTTCCCGGATTGACTCCAGAATCGAGGTGAGGGCATTGTGAAGATGGACGTGTGTGGCGTGGGCCGCGAGTTCGGCGTCACCGTCGGCGATCGCGCGCGCAATGAGGCTATGCTCAGCCACCGACATTTGCAGCCGAGTCTGATTGTCGCGCGCAAGACGGCGTGCTCTTGTGAGGTGGGTGCGGATCGCGCGCAGGCCCTGAGTCAGGTACGGGTTATCGCAGGCGGCATCGACGGCAACGTCAAAGCTTGCGATCAACGCGTAGTACGCATCAATCGCGCTCTCGTCGTCAACGACCGTTTGCTCGAAGGATCGGGCCAGCCCACGAAACACTTCACGGCTCGGCTGCGTCGCGGCGATCCTCGCGGCCATCTCTTCGAGAGCACGGCGAGCGATAAAGAGCTTGCGAATGTCATCGACGTCGAAGTCGGTGACGACCGTCACTCGAGGCGATTGCTGAGCGATGAGCCCGTCGGCGGCCAGGCGTTTCATTGCCTCCCGCATGGGAGTACGACTCACCCCGAGCCGCTGGGACTGCTCAACCTCACCAAGAACGGTGCTGGGCGGCAGGATCCCCCGCTGAATCTCGTCGAGAAGCACGGCATACGCACGGTCACTCGCTCGCATGACACCTCCCTTGACTGAACTCCAATGTATACATAAAGGAGCAATAAGTACAGGGTTGCCCCAGAAATGCCAGCTGTGTATACAAATAGCCGCTAGCGGGACATATCGTCAAGATATTCATTTCCGCAAACACCCCGGCAACACGGACACCTCAAGACTGGAGTCATGTCAACCATCGCTCCCCCAAAATCAGCCAGCACTCACGTGGCTTATGTGTCCAAGACGTTGGCGAGCCCGCAGGATCGCGCAAGAGGCGCCCTCGTTGTGCTGTTTGCCGTGTACATGGCGGTGCTGAGCTGGACCATACTCTGGGAGCTGGAAGCACCTTGGATCGGCCACGCTTCCGACCGCGTGCTGAAACTCATACCCTACGTTGCCACTGATTCTGCGGGGGCCAACCCCACCAGCGAGGTCCTGCTGAACATCGCGCTGTTCATTCCCTTCGGTGTTTACCTCAGGCTCCTTGCACCAAAATGGTCTGCGGTCGGGATCGTCAGCCTTATCGCAGGCACGAGCGTTTCGTTTGAGGCGATCCAGTACCTGTTGGCCATCGGAGTGACCGACACAGCCGACGTGATCAACAACAACCTGGGCGGCCTGATCGGTGTCGTACTGTGTGTCGCCGCGAAGCGCGCACTCCGCAATCGCACCGACACCGTCTTGCTTAGGGTCATGCTGATCGGCACCGTGGGAGTATTACTACTGGTCACGATGTATGTTCTGGGATCACAACTGCACCACATGGGTCCACCGGCGCAGTTTCCACCCCGGCTCTAGATATCAGCGATAATAATCTTTTTCATCGGCATCAGGTGCTGGAATGCGTTGGGTCGTTCCATCAACTCACCCATATTTTTGGGGACGATCTGCCAGTTCATACCGAATGGATCCACGAGCCAACCACACTGCTCCGCCGCCGGAACGGTTGAGAGGGCATCCCACAGGCGGTCGATCTCGGCCTGATCCTCGCAGTGCGCCTCAAACGACATGCCGCAGGTAAACGAAAAGTCTTGCTCCCGCCCGGAGTCCATTGCCGTAAACCACTGCTCGCCGATCCTGAAGTCACTAAACATGACGGAGGTCGCCTCGGCCGGTCCGGTTGCTTCACCGTAGAGCACCCGTTGCCCCAGTTCAGCGTCTTCAAACACCTCGAGATACCGGTCAACCGCAGCGGTCGCACGATTCTGTGCCGGACCGCCAAACATGAGCGCGGGAACCACAAAGGGACGCGACTCCCCCGCCGGATCCGTCAGCATGAACTGCCAGCTCACCCCGTAGCGATCCTGCACCCAGCCGTAACGAGCACTAAACGGATACTCCTGCAGGGGCATCAGAACAGATCCGTCCTCCGCGAAGACCTCCCAGATTGTGTCGAGCTGAGCGCGCGCCGCAACCGCGTCGCCGTCGAAGTCCAGCGGATCAAAGTTCAGCATCAGCGAGACAGAGGGATTTGGCGAAAACGTGTCATCCGCATTGATCAGGGTGAGACGTGCCTCACCAATTTCAACACCGACCGTAAGCGGTTCGCCCGCCAGTGGTTGTTGAAATTCGAGCAGCCCCTCGAGTGGGTATCTCGATTCCACCCAGGTTCGTGCGTTTGGGAACAAGTCAGCGTAGTAGGCGCCCACCTCTTCGGCGTTCCCGTTACACCAGATGTTTGTGACGATCTTCTGCATGACGTTCCTTCCAACTTGTGCTCGCAACCGCATCGTTGCACCTCATTCAGTATCGATCCAGAAGATCGCGCCCGCAAGGCCGAACCCAGGGCTTGCCGTGAGTCTTCGGTGCGCGGAGAATAAGACACGTGGCCGAGTTCGGCACATTCAGCACTGAGGAGCGAGTATGTCTATCCATCTAAATCCCTACCTGAGCTTTCGCGGCAACGCACGTGAGGCGATGGAGTTCTACCACTCGATCTTTGGTGGCGAGCTTCGACTGAATCGCTACGACTCGATCCCGGGCGTCATGGGAGACGGTGACGAGGGTTCCAAGATTATGCACGGCCAGCTCGACACTCCGAACGGCCTCACGCTCATGGGCGCAGACATGCCAGAGAGCATGGCAGACATGCCCGATGTAACCGTTGGCGGTAGCTCGGTGTGCGTGTGGGGCGAGGATGGCGAGCAGATCCGGGCCTACTGGACCGCTCTCTCAGAGGGAGCAAAGATCAACATGCCGTTCGAGAAGGCACCCTGGGGTGACACCTTCGGCGATTTGCGCGATCGTTACGGAGTGAACTGGATGTTCAGCCTGGCGGACGGGCCTGCGGAATAGACGAGGGTTCTGGGGGCGGCAGTCAACTACTGCTGCCCCAACCACTCCTCAAACGTCTGCGACGTGAGCTGGGCATCCGGACCGGGCAGAATCCCACCGTCGCGCAGCGCGCGCCCAAAACCACCCGGCAACGGGAACTCAACCACACGACCGCTTGCGCCAGTTTTTGCCCACCACGCGCGCGTCAGTTCAACCATGCGCCGCTCAGCAGGGCCCGCGAGATCGCGCGCGTTGCCTGCGGGTGCAGCGCCAGCAAGCTCAACGAGGCGCCGCGCGACATCTTCAGCGGCGAGCGGCTGCGAGCGCATTGCGGGAACGAGCACCAGCGGGCCGACCTTCGTGGCCACCTGGTGCGCAAAATCGAAGAACTGGGTGGCGCGCAGGATCGTCCAAGGGACCTCTCCCGACGAGACGAGCCGCTCCTGCAGCGCTTTGCCAGCGTAGTACCCGTGCGCAGACCCTGCGGCGCCAACAATCGACAGGGCCACGTGGTGTCGCACCCCCGCTGCCTGCTCGGCCCGCAACAAGCTCGTCGTTGTGCGTTCGAAAAACTCTCGTGAGCGCTTCTCAGAAGTGGTCTGTGTTCCGCAGACATCGATAACCACGTCGACGCCGGCGAGATCCAGTCCGACACCGAATTCTAAATCGACACCGTTTGCCCGCGACAGTACAAGTGCCTCGTGCCCGGCCGCTTCAGCCGCCGACACAACGTGCCTACCGACAGCACCGGTGCCACCTGCAATTGCGATTCTCATGCGGATCCCCCCATCGATTTCAGGTCGCCCGAACTGGCCAGACCCGCGACGAGACCCAGCCTAGTGAGTTCCTCATCGACGATAAACGCGTAGAGGTCGGCCGGGGCAGTGACCATCTGATTGAACTGACCGAACACTTCAAATGAAATCGCCCCGTGCAGGCGAACCCAGGACTCAATCCCCAGAGCCACGAGCGATTCAGGTATCTCCGGGCAAAAATCTCGCTGCATCTGCAACACCGCGGGTCCAGCTTTTTTGAGAGCCGGGGTGAGATGCGGCCGGGCACCTCTGGCATACGCGTCACGAAGCACCCCAAACAGAACAGTGCCAACCCTCGCCGCCGAGATAACAGTTAACTCTGGCGCGGCATACCCGGGAACAGGCGAGCCATATATCAGCGCGTACTGGTGGGGATGCTGCAGCGCCCACACGCGCATCGCTTCGGCGGACCGCAAAAAACGCTGCCGAAGATCAGCACGGTCGACCCCGCGCTCGGCCTGCTCAACGAACTCCCCCAGTCCGTCATACGCTTCGAGTATCAGAACCGTGAGAAGTGCGTCTCGGCTCTCGAAGTAACGATAGACCGCTGAAGAAACGAGTCCGCACTCACGCGCAATCGCGCGCAACGAGAGCCCCGCGGCACCGACCTCACCCAGGTGCCGCCGGGCAACATTAAGCAGTTCACGCTCGGTTTGTTCACGCGCGAGCTGTCGCGGTGTGCGCGGCGCACTTGAGGTTGTGTCTCCGGCAGGATCACCAGTGTCAGTACCCGCACGATCTGGTGTAGTCACGGGTTCCATTATGCCTCCTCGCTACCGGTAACCCAATTTCAGAGAGCACTGCTCTTGCAATTCAGGCCAGCCTAACCTACTATCGAGAGAGCACCGCTCTCTCGACCCAGAAAAGACATCATGAACGACACATCTCACCACCTCGTCATCGGCGCGGGTCAAATCGGATCCGAGCTCACGCGTCAGCTCCTCAAGCGCGGCGACACCGTAACCGTTGCAACGCGCAGCGGCACGGTCATCCCCGGAGCACACGCAATTTCGCTCGATGCCTCCGACACGGCGGCGGTCACCGAGGCTCAGCTCGGCACCGCCACAACGTTCCTGTGCACAAACCCGCCCTACAAAAGCTGGCCCACCGATTGGCCGCCCATCTTCGCAGCTGCTATCGCGTCGGCCAAAGCGTCGGGATCCCGCCTCGTAGCCATGGGCAATCTTTACGGCTACGGAAAAGCAACGATGCCGATGACAGAGCACACGCCCTTTCACCCGGTCGACACCAAGGGAGAAGTGCGCACCGAGGGCTGGCGGCAGGTACTCAAAGCCCACGAGCGCGGCGACATCACCGCGGCCGAGGTTCGGGCGAGCGACTACATTGGCCCCTTTGCGGACGCGACCTCTCACGTCGGCAAGAGGTTCTTTGGGCCGATCCTGAACTCCAAGACCGCCAGGGTTATCGGCGATCCCGAACTCCCTCACTCCTGGAGCTACCTGCCAGACATCGCAAGGACGCTCATCGCGGCAGCGGACGTTGAGGATCGTAACGACTGGGGCCGAGCCTGGGTGGTGCCGAGCACCACCCGAAGCCGCGTCGAAATCGCCACGGAGATTAACGAGGCGTTCAACACGAACGGAAAGGCAGCCCGGCTCCCCCGAGCCATGCTCCGCCTAGCGGGAATGTTCGACGCCAACATCAAAGAGGTCGAGCGCAGCAGCTATCAGTTCGAGATGCCGTTTATCGTTGACTCCACCGAGACCGAGCGCACGCTGGGCGTACGCTCGACCCCGTGGAAAGACGTCATTCAGACGACCGGCGCCTCCTACCTTTGAGAACGGCGCCAGCTAGCTACTCCCGCAGTTTTGCGCCGAACGCGAGCTCGGCCGCGGCGACACCGGCGAGACGAGCTTCGCTCGCCTCTTCGGCCTTCAACGTGCGGTCGGGCGCGCGGAAGCGAAGTGCGAAGGTGAGCGCCTTCTGCCCCTCTTCGATGCCGGTACCACGGTAGTCGTCGACAATGCGAGCACCCTCAAGCAGCTCTCCCGCTCCGGCCCGAACAACGGCCAGCACGTCACCGGCCGGTACGTCGGCCGCCAGCACAAGCGTCAGATCCTGCGTTGCCGCGGGATAGGTCGACAGCTGGCTCGTCTGCGGCTCGCGCGCGGCAAGCTCAATAACGCGGTCGAGATCGAGTTCGAACGCTGCAACACGACCGGGCAGGTGATGATCTGCGACCAGCTCAGGCAGCAGCTCACCTGCGACACCGACAACCTCGAGGCCATCATCTACGGCCACGCACAACTCTGCCGTGCGGCCCGGGTGGAACGCACGGTGTTCGCCCTGGCAAACAACGAGCTCTGCCGATACCGCACCGGCAACGATGCGGGCCGCGTCGAGCGCGTCAGCCCAATCAGCAACGCGCGCGGCCTCGCCCGGCTGCTTTGCGACGGTGTCGCCGAGCAGCAGACCGGCAGCCCGAAGCGGCTGCGCTGGGATCGAGGCATCAAGCTGCGCCAGCACATCATCCGAGGGCTTCTCCGCGAGCGGCGGCACAGTCTCGGTGCCGAGCTCATCGGCGGAAGAGAAGGGCACATACACGGCCCCAAACTCCACGAGCGAAAGATCGGTCAGCCCGCGCGATACGTTGCGCTGTGCCGCAGACACAAGCCCGGGCAGCAACGAGCGTCGCATGAATGGTGCTTCGCCATCGAGCGGATTCGCGAGGCGGATCGCGGGAACGGTCCCTTCGATCGCCTCGGCACCGACACCAAACGCGTCAAGCTGCGCGCGTCCCACAAACGGGTAGCTTTGCACCTCGTCGAGGCCAGCGGCGGTGATAACGTTCGCGGCACGACGACGCAGGCGCTGCGCACGCGACAGGCCACGACCAGCGGGAGCCACGGGAAGCAACGACGGGATCCGGTCGTATCCGACGATCCTCGCGACCTCTTCGATCAGGTCAACGTCGCGCACCAGGTCCGAACGCCAGCTTGGCGGCGTGACGAGCAGCTCGCCTGCGGCACCCTCGACAACCGTGCAGCCGATCATCTCGATCGCGGCGCGCGACTCGGCATCGGTGTAGTCGGCCCCCATAATCCCGTTGACGCGGGCAAGCGACAGGCGAATATCGGCGGGCTCCCACGGCGCGACGATGTCAGCGCCGAGCGCGTCGACGGTGCCGCCGGCAAACTCGACCAGCAGATCAACCATGCGCTGTGCTGCGGCGGCAGCTACGAGCGGATCAACCCCGCGCTCGAAGCGCTTTGAGGCCTCACTCGGCAGCTTGTGACGGCGCGAGGTGCGCGCGATCGACACGGGATCAAACGTCGCCGCCTCGATAAGAATGTCGGTAGTTTCGTCGCTGGTCTTGGTCGACTGGCCGCCCATCACACCGGCGAGGCCGATGACCCCTGACTCGTCCGTGATGAGCAGATCCTCGGGGTCAAGCTTGCGCTCCTGCTCGTCGAGCGTGACGAGCGTCTCGCCCGGCTTGGCGCGGCGCACGGTGATGCCACCGGTCAGCTTCGCGAGGTCGTAGGCGTGCAGCGGCGAGCCGAGCTCGAGCATCACGTAGTTTGAGATGTCGACGGGCAGCGACAGCGCGCGGATGCCGGCGAGCTGCAGGCGCGCCACCATCCAGGCGGGGGTCGGCCGGGTCGCGTCGATCCCGCGCACTACACGAGCAATGAAGCCGGAGGCGCCTACACGGCCGCGGATCGGCGCATCATCAGCAATGGTGACCGGGAAACCCGAGGCCACCACGGGTGATACGGCGAGGGCGGGATCGCGGAAGTCTGCACCCGTCGAGTGTGCGTACTCGCGGGCAACGCCGCGGATCGAAAACGCGTAGCCGCGATCCGGAGTCACATTGATTTCGACCGCGGTCTGGTCGAGTCCCAGCAGCGCGAGCGCGTCGGTGCCAACCTCGGGCACGGCATCGCCCGTGAACCCAAAGCGCGAAAGCACGATGATGCCGTCGTGGTCTTCACCGAGCGTCAGCTCCTTCGCGGAAGCGATCATGCCGTCGGAGACGTGACCGTAGGTCTTGCGCGCTGCAATCTTGAAGTCACCGGGCAGCACGGCGCCGGGCAGGGTCACCACAACCTTGTCGCCGGGGACGAAGTTGTGAGCGCCACAGACAATGCCTCGCACATCTTCGCCGCCGTCGGCAG is a genomic window containing:
- a CDS encoding MmgE/PrpD family protein; the encoded protein is MTVSHHVRVYKSEETLLREDQLAWKIAEVAADPVAVDADVVDMIINRIIDNASVAAASLTRGPIVSARAQALSHPVSTGGSGSTVFGCAVTEKTSPEWAAWANGVAVRELDYHDTFLAAEYSHPGDNIPPILAVAQHAGKDGAALIRGIATGYEIQMDLVRSICLHKHKIDHIAHIGPSAAAGIGTLLGLDVETIYQAVGQGLHTTTATRQSRKGEISTWKAHAPAFAGKMAVEAVDRAMRGQTSPSPIYEGEDGVIAWMLDGPDASYEVPLPTAGESKRAILDSYTKEHSAEYQAQAWIDLARKLHNERPELGDPAQVASIVLHTSHHTHYVIGSGANDPQKYDPKATRETLDHSIPYIFAVALQDGGWHHVDSYTPERAGRADTVELWHKITTAEDAEWTRRYHSTDPNEKAFGGRVEITLTDGSKVVDEIAVADAHPLGARPFARANYVAKFRLLAEPVLEAAEIERFLELVQRLPELTAAEVNELTIIAKPGLLESVAAPKGLF
- a CDS encoding GntR family transcriptional regulator, producing the protein MRASDRAYAVLLDEIQRGILPPSTVLGEVEQSQRLGVSRTPMREAMKRLAADGLIAQQSPRVTVVTDFDVDDIRKLFIARRALEEMAARIAATQPSREVFRGLARSFEQTVVDDESAIDAYYALIASFDVAVDAACDNPYLTQGLRAIRTHLTRARRLARDNQTRLQMSVAEHSLIARAIADGDAELAAHATHVHLHNALTSILESIREGSQ
- a CDS encoding VanZ family protein, with amino-acid sequence MSTIAPPKSASTHVAYVSKTLASPQDRARGALVVLFAVYMAVLSWTILWELEAPWIGHASDRVLKLIPYVATDSAGANPTSEVLLNIALFIPFGVYLRLLAPKWSAVGIVSLIAGTSVSFEAIQYLLAIGVTDTADVINNNLGGLIGVVLCVAAKRALRNRTDTVLLRVMLIGTVGVLLLVTMYVLGSQLHHMGPPAQFPPRL
- a CDS encoding VOC family protein, whose amino-acid sequence is MQKIVTNIWCNGNAEEVGAYYADLFPNARTWVESRYPLEGLLEFQQPLAGEPLTVGVEIGEARLTLINADDTFSPNPSVSLMLNFDPLDFDGDAVAARAQLDTIWEVFAEDGSVLMPLQEYPFSARYGWVQDRYGVSWQFMLTDPAGESRPFVVPALMFGGPAQNRATAAVDRYLEVFEDAELGQRVLYGEATGPAEATSVMFSDFRIGEQWFTAMDSGREQDFSFTCGMSFEAHCEDQAEIDRLWDALSTVPAAEQCGWLVDPFGMNWQIVPKNMGELMERPNAFQHLMPMKKIIIADI
- a CDS encoding VOC family protein codes for the protein MSIHLNPYLSFRGNAREAMEFYHSIFGGELRLNRYDSIPGVMGDGDEGSKIMHGQLDTPNGLTLMGADMPESMADMPDVTVGGSSVCVWGEDGEQIRAYWTALSEGAKINMPFEKAPWGDTFGDLRDRYGVNWMFSLADGPAE
- a CDS encoding SDR family oxidoreductase, which produces MRIAIAGGTGAVGRHVVSAAEAAGHEALVLSRANGVDLEFGVGLDLAGVDVVIDVCGTQTTSEKRSREFFERTTTSLLRAEQAAGVRHHVALSIVGAAGSAHGYYAGKALQERLVSSGEVPWTILRATQFFDFAHQVATKVGPLVLVPAMRSQPLAAEDVARRLVELAGAAPAGNARDLAGPAERRMVELTRAWWAKTGASGRVVEFPLPGGFGRALRDGGILPGPDAQLTSQTFEEWLGQQ
- a CDS encoding TetR/AcrR family transcriptional regulator codes for the protein MEPVTTPDRAGTDTGDPAGDTTSSAPRTPRQLAREQTERELLNVARRHLGEVGAAGLSLRAIARECGLVSSAVYRYFESRDALLTVLILEAYDGLGEFVEQAERGVDRADLRQRFLRSAEAMRVWALQHPHQYALIYGSPVPGYAAPELTVISAARVGTVLFGVLRDAYARGARPHLTPALKKAGPAVLQMQRDFCPEIPESLVALGIESWVRLHGAISFEVFGQFNQMVTAPADLYAFIVDEELTRLGLVAGLASSGDLKSMGGSA
- a CDS encoding NAD-dependent epimerase/dehydratase family protein encodes the protein MNDTSHHLVIGAGQIGSELTRQLLKRGDTVTVATRSGTVIPGAHAISLDASDTAAVTEAQLGTATTFLCTNPPYKSWPTDWPPIFAAAIASAKASGSRLVAMGNLYGYGKATMPMTEHTPFHPVDTKGEVRTEGWRQVLKAHERGDITAAEVRASDYIGPFADATSHVGKRFFGPILNSKTARVIGDPELPHSWSYLPDIARTLIAAADVEDRNDWGRAWVVPSTTRSRVEIATEINEAFNTNGKAARLPRAMLRLAGMFDANIKEVERSSYQFEMPFIVDSTETERTLGVRSTPWKDVIQTTGASYL
- the pheT gene encoding phenylalanine--tRNA ligase subunit beta — translated: MRVPLSWLGEFVSLPTDTTPEQVHADLVRVGFEEESIRRFDLTGPIVVGEVLTQEPEPQSNGKTINWCTVRVAPEGAKAADGGEDVRGIVCGAHNFVPGDKVVVTLPGAVLPGDFKIAARKTYGHVSDGMIASAKELTLGEDHDGIIVLSRFGFTGDAVPEVGTDALALLGLDQTAVEINVTPDRGYAFSIRGVAREYAHSTGADFRDPALAVSPVVASGFPVTIADDAPIRGRVGASGFIARVVRGIDATRPTPAWMVARLQLAGIRALSLPVDISNYVMLELGSPLHAYDLAKLTGGITVRRAKPGETLVTLDEQERKLDPEDLLITDESGVIGLAGVMGGQSTKTSDETTDILIEAATFDPVSIARTSRRHKLPSEASKRFERGVDPLVAAAAAQRMVDLLVEFAGGTVDALGADIVAPWEPADIRLSLARVNGIMGADYTDAESRAAIEMIGCTVVEGAAGELLVTPPSWRSDLVRDVDLIEEVARIVGYDRIPSLLPVAPAGRGLSRAQRLRRRAANVITAAGLDEVQSYPFVGRAQLDAFGVGAEAIEGTVPAIRLANPLDGEAPFMRRSLLPGLVSAAQRNVSRGLTDLSLVEFGAVYVPFSSADELGTETVPPLAEKPSDDVLAQLDASIPAQPLRAAGLLLGDTVAKQPGEAARVADWADALDAARIVAGAVSAELVVCQGEHRAFHPGRTAELCVAVDDGLEVVGVAGELLPELVADHHLPGRVAAFELDLDRVIELAAREPQTSQLSTYPAATQDLTLVLAADVPAGDVLAVVRAGAGELLEGARIVDDYRGTGIEEGQKALTFALRFRAPDRTLKAEEASEARLAGVAAAELAFGAKLRE